Genomic window (Alnus glutinosa chromosome 9, dhAlnGlut1.1, whole genome shotgun sequence):
TTAAAACAATGTAACTGCGTACCGATTGTAATTCTTCCACTTTTTCCAAACCAGTTGGATGTCCACCCTCCACACTGATATCCAAGATTATCGGCGTGTGTTCCAACAACAAGAATTCTTTTTGCATTTCTGTCTAGTGGAAGAAAATTTTTCTTAGGATCCTTGCCATTTTTCAAAAGAACCAATGACTTGCGGACTGCTTCACGTGCTAGATCTCTATGCAACTGCAGAAAATGTCAAAGCTAAGAGTTTATCTCAGcttttaagtaataaatcatTTGCAGTTACATATTGTAGTTGGACTCTTATTAAAAGCATTCAACTATATCCACCATGCATTATAATATgatatattgtaaatttttatagCAATGAAAATAGTATTCAGGCCTTCACGGCCTTTAGAAATCCTTCTTCATCCTGCCTTCTCCTCTCCCTTTGCCTTTCTCTTCATCCTAGATCATCCACACTATCTGTCTGTAGCTGCCAGTGATCCATTCTTCCAACATAATGGTAATTGTCCTTTTTCCTTAATATTTCTAGCTAACTAAGGGTTTCAGGTGACAGTGAAGTCAAGTTTTGTCGCAATGGCAATAAGCCAATGACTATTACTTACTGTGATAGACTTTTAGCCACTGTTCCAGGCCATTCCACCATTCTCCCTAGGGTAATGTCAATCATGATTGCTTACATAGTGGAGTCAAATGTTGtggcaaagagaaaaaaaaagacctaaaaaaaatttcattttcaaaagaaagaatCTAGTTCCTGATTCAGTCATTGTTTTTCTCCCTCAAGCGTATTGTTTATCATAGATGGAAGGTCAGAAGAGGGGTCAAATTCAAGGGACAGATGACTATTCAGCTTGATGAAAAATGGAaatgtttttgcttttcttAAGGATAACGCATTAAAAACATGCCAAAATGCCAATACCCCATGTACTAAATATTGCAAAAGTTACCTTGCAACCAATTGTGTCGAGCAAAGACTTATCTGTGAACGGAAATTCAAAAAGATGAGCAACAAACTTCACTCTAAGTATTCGTTCAACGGCATCATCAATCCTCTCCATTTGTATCTTCTCTTCTTTAACTAAAGAAATCAAATTGTCCACAAATAATTCGTATCGATAAGGCACCATCACCTGCATATTTTCTCAGTCAGGAAAAGGAAGACATAAATAAAGCCAACCTTAGTTTAGGCTTTGGAATTGGAGTTCAATCTCTACCATGTCTATTCCTGCCATAACAGCAGAGGAAATGCAGTCACGATAGTTTTCGCCACGAGGTTCATTCAGTCGGTCAAGTCCTGCCCAATCAGAAATTAGAATACCCTGCAGCAGAATACTGGCTCATTATTTATCTAGATGCACAGCGACTCTGATCTCACAACACAaccaaaaaataaggaaaaaaaaaaacggaattTGACTACTGTAAGGGCAATTTAAAACAGAACTAGAGGTTATCCTTCCATCAAATTGATCAACAAGAAGAATATTTGGAGACTGGAAAGCAATGAACCAAAATGTACAAAACTATTTTTGCAGTAGAATATCAAAATGCCTAATTATAATACTGTAAATTGATAGGGAAACCAGTTTGGACTATTGGTCGGAAGGGTTCATATGTGAGTTCAGATACTTGGGATTTCTTGATGGATAAGAAACCTGATGTTGATTGGTGGCATTTAATCTGGTTTCCTCATGCCATTCTGAAGCAAACTTTTGTTCTTTGGTTGGCTATGCAGAACTAGTTAACTACCGGTGATCGTCTTCTGGTGTGGGGTTTCAGAGGTGAAACACTTTGTGGTTTCTGTAGGCATGGTGTTGAAAGCCAGGATTACCTCTTTTTTTAGTGTAGTTTTAGCTTTCGTATTTGGCATTCATATATGCAAAGATGTCCTGGTTTGGCCTGTTCTCTTGTTTGGCAGGATGTACTGAATGAGGAATGCAggaattggaagaagaagacaatGTTGGGGGTTCACTGCAGACTCGTTTTTTGCTCTACTGTGTATAGTATATGGCGAGCTAGGAATGAAATTCGGTTTCATGGTCATCCAAAATCTGAGGAGCAGATTCTCAAATTGATTTTTTGAGAAGTTAGAACCCGAATCACTTGTAAAGGAAAGTTCAAGAAGATAAGGGAAAATGTTAGAATTTGTCAGCTCTGGAATTTAGCTGATTCTGTTTTGGATTAATTCCAGTCTGGggttgttaaattattattcattttgtAGCAGTCTGTTTTACTGCAAttatttggttttggttttctaCAGTTTTGCTGCTGATTGTTTTGGTTGTAATGTTGGtactttgtttgtttggtgactttagttgttaataatattgagtacttattcatcaaaaaaaataattgatcaaCAAGAAGAATATTTGGAGACCGGAAGGCAAAGaaccaaaatatgcaaaactATTTTTGCAGTAGAATATCGAAATTTCTAATTATAATACCGTAAATTGATAGGgaaaaaaagttgatttttttacttttttcagaATATATGAATACCATCAGGATTTTTACCTTAAAACCTAGCGTCTCTTTTAAAATTTCTGTCAGGAGGAAATGGTCAGAATGGAGTTTACGCCCATTCCAGCTCGAATAGGATGCCATAATAGTGGAAACACCCTGAGAAATACAGTCCAGATAAGGTGCCATATGAATCCTCTCTAGGTCCTCATAAGATGATATGGTATTCCCCTCATTTTTCCCCTTTTCAGTACCCCCATCTCCCACAAAATGCTTTGCGCAAGCAATAACGTTGTTTCTGGATATCAAAAGTGGGATTATGAGAAACAGTCCAATAAATGGCTGCTAACAGAGGAATTGACAATCAGGGCATGTCTACAATATGAGTAGAAGGAACGAAACAAGGTGAGTACAAAGCTTTGAAGCACGAAGAGTTATGTTAGTTGTATTACTATTTAAGAATCAAAAAATATGTGGAAAGGACAACATTATTTTAGGCACACTATATGATACAACTAGGGAAAAAGAAGCAGGAAAAGTTCTTCCTAGAGTCCCAAGTGAATCtcaaacatgttttaatttaagaGCCAAGACTCATTGGGaacaaaacagaaagaaaaggcaaaaatataGTTCTTCAGTTGTCATATTTTTTGGCCGACTAGTATGCATGATACATATTTAAATTGACGATGAATTTGGGAAATGAACTTGCTAAATGAGTAAATTGATTAAAGATACGAGAATATAATAATATCAATGACTTTTCTCTACCTCCCAGCCACAAAAGGGTAGCCTTTTGGGTGTTCATCAGGCGGCTTTCCCTGCAAGCCCGTGACAATGGATGTCATCTTTCTAACAATTTCAGTGTCTTCACCATAACTCTCGTAGCATCTTCCCCATCTGGGATCTCTGCATACCTGCCAGAACCCATGTAAATGAATTTTCTCAACAATCTGTTATTCACAAACATAAAGTTTTgaggaaaaaatacaaagaaagaagaCGGGAGAACAATATGAATCTATGTTCTGGTCAAACTCCAGCTCCCAGTTTGAAATCCGAGGTATATATGGAATCCTATGGAAAGATATTTACGATACAAATCTTATGTCTCATTTGAAATGGCAACAACATTCAAAGATAAACTCAGTCAATATCATCCACAGACGTTGCCAAGCATAATCAAATGGCCAAATCAGTCAAACAACCACAATCTTCTTCCAGAGAAACCAAGTGCTTGCTAAATTGCAAGCAACCATGCGTTTACACCAAGTTGGGTTTACTCATCAATTGGTATCACGATTTGAAACTTAATTTATCGGTTAACTCAAACAGTGCCATCACTTCAAAACAAATTCATAACACTTACAGCTACACAGGGAGCAAAAGTACAGTGAATGCCGATTGCCCTGACTTCAAGTGCTGTTGCTTCTCCAATCTTTCGAACCAAATCTGCATCCCTTTGATCACGAGTGTAGAAGTATAAGTGGTTCTAAATCTACAAGACCAATAACCTTCCATTTGGCTGCTAAGTAAATTTCAAAgtattaaaaagaaatagaaataggTTAAGTGCTAAGTACATTACTTTGCCATTTAGCTTCAACAGAAACgaaatctctttttctttttcaaagataACCTAAGGTGGTGGTAAGTGGTTCATATGCTGGCATTGTGAGAAATTATAGTGGCTAGCAAAAGTATACTAATTGATAGTTCTTATCCTTCACCTGTTTATTTGGGTTCCTAAATTAAGATTCAAAGTGTcatttcgttttctttttttaacagttCCACATCAAGTGAACAGACAATCAGGCCAGGGAATACTACTGCTGTCTGCTGCTAGTATTGAGGCCAAGATTGTTTAAATGAAGTGATTTGAAAGCAATGTCTGAATTTAGAATCTATGAAGCTAGCTGGAACACTCACATCCGGCTCAACAATTTTCCTCtccattttagctaaaaaaaaatcacattttttcgATATTAGctatccactttttttttctttttataaataaatatttctttttttccttgtgtgtattttagttttgcccaaaaaaagaaaaagaaaaagaccagTTATGTAAGAAAGCAAAGGAAGCCAGGGACACAGTCTAATTAACATTAACCTGGTAGCTCCAAGGCCAACGTTGTGAGGAAATATAGTGGCGCCATAGATACTGTTGTTACCATGAATTGCATCAATCCCATATATAAGCGGTATCCCGAGCCGCGACTCAAGCGCTTTCTTCTGAAAGCCGTCAACCATATCGGCCCAATCCGAAGCCGATGGATTCGCTTTGGGTCCACTGCCAGCAGCACTGAGCATACTCCCTGCAACAATAGTTCACCAGGTGTATGGAAAAATGCCTAAACGAAATATACATTCACACCGAATTTCGAGTAATGTTACgagtatttttttgttattattgtgtaattttaaaaatgatgtgattttttaaattatcattaaacTTGTGATTGaatactattaaattttgattaagttatgattttaaaagtcacattattttaGAGGAacacaaaaatgataaaatagtaACTTTTAGAATTATTCAATGTAATCTTGTatggaaaaatgtaaaaatattgcaaacttgattttttttttcttctgtccTTAATTCCATACAGAATAGGATCCactccatttcatttaatgaaatggaTGTTATTCATCGTAAATAAAATGTCAGAAGTCGGTGCATTTAACGATATATATGAAGTTAATGTTtatatatcttttaaaattttaaataatgtgaaatcatatACCACCGATTACCGGTAGATATATTAATTtatgcacagagagagagagagagagagaggaaggagGGTGGTACCGATgcagaggtctttgataaggtCGGGATTGGGTTGGGCGATGCGGCGCTCAATCTGGGTCATCTGGCCGACCTTCTCTTCCAATGTCATTCGAGAAAGAAGGTCTTTGACCCGAGCCTCAACGGGTGCGTTGGGGTCTCTGTAAATGCAATCCATGCCCGCCTGGCCACTTCGCTCATTACGATCACGCTCGTCGGAGTCGGAGGAGCAAACAGACACTACCAGTTGACTGTATTGACCATGAAGTAGTTCGCGAAAGTTTTATAGAGTTTGCCCTCTTTAATAATTGCTGAAAATATTGGTATACCGAccgttctttctctctctctcctcacgCAATGATTGACAGAGTCACAGAATTATTGTTAATTACTTGCAAATAATTGGAAGCCAAATCTAGTGGTGGTAGGTACTACGATGTTTACTACAAAAATATAGTGGTGCATGGTAGGTACTAGGTACTATGATGTttataaatcaataattataGTGGACTAATTTATCAATTCCACACTTTTTAGTTatctaataaattataaattgttaggtcagtttataaatgattttttaataatagttagagtaatgttataaactaAACTTTTATTCCATTGTTATtttacctaataaaaaaaaataatgacttATTGGTAAGGGTAAAAATGCGGATGTGGATGTATTTATTAACAATATCCGCATCCACATCAGTATGATGCGATTACCACTTTTAAGTATTTGCATCTGCATTCGCATAATGCGATTACTATCCGTtacggttattatccgctatctaCATATGAGGTGATGAGCGTTTtgaattactatctaaatctatatgtaagattaaataaagcagttattgctatatgcaagcttaaataaattaatatttcatttGTTATACAATTCATAATTATCAACCATATACATGAGGTCATTGTCTCATAAAGTAATCGAAATTTGGATTAtccaaatacaataaaataaaataaaaatgtagtgaGATATTACTTTGAAATGATagtaaaaaaaaccaaacaaaacctaaaaagggttaaatagcctgtacacgagtaatgctacatgtcataccTATGTccttcttgtgtccctctaaaaatgaggtggctttcaaaatcaccattgaccttgtgattgatcaaaattaaattttgatcacatggtgattttaaaagccacatcatttttagagagacacaagagggacatgggtatgacgtttagaattactcgcCTGTAcacccctgtgctttacgacctttattttttgcccccttagttttactttttatcaaatttggtacatgtggtatatgaaaagacggaaatggtacctccgctcaatttcccgtccaaaactaacgttcagccacgtcatcctacaggtgtcggcgtacatgcgcgacacctgtctCCGTGCATACCTCAGCCATCCTACGTGCTTATAAaaattcacataatcacattcaattatttaaaaaataggaaaatttaaaaactgaacAAGCCGTCTTCCTCCTCCCCCTTTTCCCCAAATGCttgaaaaccctaacccctaaccctaaccaGCTCCGGCCTGACGAATCTCCCCAAATCAAACCTAGGAACTGGAGCAGATAAGGCCGACGCATATTTCTGTGGTGTCCCACAGGTCCTGCACGaccttttctaaaaaaaaaaaaaaaaaatgaacttgaCCAAAAACAATTATAACATGTCCACATGTTTCACAATTTCACATTCATTCACATTCAATGTCTAGATATCAAAATATACATACACCACTTTGAATGACCAAAACCAATAATAACATGCCTAACTGGTTCATAACTTCACATTCATTCACATTCATTCACATTCAATGTCTAGATTCACAAAATTTACATTCACTACTTTGAATGaccaaaactaataataatctgTTACAATtaaatctgttaaaaaaatgacaaacttgttgcacacactcaACCTGTTTATCATAAACCTGTTCAGAAAATGACCAACCTATGCACTACTCTACATGTCCACATCTTTCACAACTTCATAGTCATTCACATTCAATGACTAGATCTCAAAATTTACATACACCACTAGTGGACCAAATGTCAAAGACACAATCAGTTTTGTAATCCTGCTGCGATCCTCCTTGCAGTTGATGCACTGGGTTTCAATTTTGTTCCTGAAGCTGTAAGtaataagtaaaaaattaatattttgtccCTAAAGAAAAATCCACACAAACTTTATGAGAAGCTCACCTGTTTCAACATCCGGTATAGGTCAGAGACCTGCCTTTCTCTATTCTTGATGGGCTGAGATGTAGTCTGAGGGTTGCCTGATGGTTGACCTGTAGTTTGAGGGTCCCCTGATGGTTGACCTGTAGTTTGAGGGTCGCCTCATGATTGACCTGTAGTTTGAGGGTTGCCTGATGGTTGACTTGTAGATGGTTGACCAACAGTGTTTCTAGGGGCATTGTTTTCAGGGGTAGATACTGTTTTCGAGGTTCCTCCCTGGGACATAGAAAACACATAAcattcaattataaatcaatttatggttattttgtatagttaaaaaaaaattatattataacttACAATTGTTGGCTTCGGCTTTGGCTTTCTAACCCTTTTGGGGTACTTCTTCCTATTTGGATTTTCAAGTTGGCTGCAGCTTCTAGCATTATGACCTTTTTTACCACAATTTCCACAACATACATCTTAGCTCTTTCGAGTGACCTTAACACTTTCATCTGGTTCCGTCTCATCAATGCCTCTTCTCCTGAGCTTTTTTGGCCTACCGCGTTATGGCTTTAAAATCGGTGGCTATATAGGGTCTACATCGCGGTCAATGGGTCAGTCACTGGGTCCAGGCATTGGATGAATACTAGGGGCATATGACAGTCTATATGTGTCCATTAAGTACCATTTGCTGATGTACTCTTCAGGGTATCGCTTGTTTCTGTATATTGTACAAACTGCATGAGGGCATGGAATACCGTTTAGCTGCTATCGACCACATTCACAAGTTTTTACTTCAAGGTCAACGATCCTCCTGGGCTCATGGATGTGGTCAACCTCAAATTGGAGGTTATTACTCTAGTGACATATGTAATCATCAACCTCCTCCTTATTTCGCTCCATCTTTTTTATGATCTTAGGACACATTATATTAGTTGTATTTGCTGCTTCAACCCTTTTCTTATTAAACAGATTCATCAGCTGTCGCCGTACTGTCTCCaaacaatatataatatgttgGTCCCTCGCTTCCATCACCCATGCATTGAAGCTCTCCGCAATGTTATTCAACAATATGTCACTGCAGCTGCTCGGTCTGAAAGCATGGCGTGACCACATCTTAGGGTCAACCTTCTCAAGGTAGTTGTATGCACCCTGGTGCATTCCTTTGATTACTTCAAGCTAATACTTGAATTGTATCTCGTTGGGTGCCCTGGCTGCACCCCAAAGAGCATCCTTGTACTCCTTCCCCTTAAAGCCTTTCCTCTTCAGGTTGGCATGCAAGTGCTTGACACAGTATTTGTGTTCCAAGCCAGGCATCAGTTCCTCTAAAGCCTGAATCAACCTCTGTTTGATAATATTCAGTAGAgtcatgtaaaatatttttgagtacATTTTGTAGGAGCACAAGacaattacataaatattacCTTTTGACGGTCGGACATGAATGACTACTTATGCTCACGAGGGTACCCAATATCTTCTAACAGTGCCTGTAAGAATTAGGTCCATGTTTCCCTTATTTCAGACTCGCATACAACATATGCTATTGGAAATATGTCATCATTTGAATCCCTTGCAACTGCTGCATGCAACTGACCTCCCCACTTCCCCTTTAAGAAACAAACATCTACACAGATCATCAGCCTACAGCCAGCCAAGAAGCCTTGCTTGCAGGCAGCCAACGAGACATACATCCGCTGAAAGAACACTCCATCCCGCTGAATGTACGCTGAGCAACCTTGATTCCAATGCAGTAATGCATTGGCGTACTTCCTAGTGTGCTTATATTGCTTACCATCTATACCATCCAAGATCTCTAGTGTCTTTCTTTTTGCATGGTGGCAGCTCAACAGTTTCATCCCAACATGGTAATCCCTCCTGATCATCTCCCTCAGAGCTTTTGGTTTCAAGTCTCTATTGTCCCGAAAACTGTCTATATATCTATTAGCAGCCCAAGGTATTGTTGCCCGCTTGTTGTGGTAATGGCTGCCACAATTATGATTTGAGTGGAAGGTTTTGATCTGGAAGAATGATTTGCAGTTAGACTAGCTGCGTGTATTCTCCATGGATAATTTTTCTTACAGACTGTGGAGACCCGTGTCTTCTCATTGTGCTGGTATTTGTAGTCAAATGAATTTTGCACCGCAAACACTTGTAAGGCTTTCTTGAACTCAGTAGGGTTGCTAAACTTCAACCCAACTGATAATTGCACTTTTTCTTTAAGGTCCCGCTTCGGCATCCACTGGGGACACCTCCTCGCTCTTCTCGGATGATGTTCACCTTCATCATCCTCTTCACTGCTCATACTGTCAAATGTCTCGCTATTTGGGGACATGTCATCTGGGTCATTTATTGCATCACATCCTCATTTTGAGGCTGTTGTTGTGCTGGCTGCCGGACTGACTACCTCTGAGGTTCCCGGGCagaccatcaagaattaattctagccaagtattcagagctggtcggcgtccatttctgtccacaaaatccaacttataatttgaattgcataaagaattcaaaagatcttcaAATATCTGATCTTTTGGAAGacggaaaattcgatcgatcgattgcaTTTCACTCGATCGCAGTCGTGGTTGCCctgtctcgatcgatcgcatctcgcacgatcgatttttcttcgactgatgattcgatcgattgattataaagtcgatcaatcgatttgccttagccgattcttcacttggcaggagcaattttgaactctggaaatgaccaaatcgctTTTGACGTATTttcaagtctaattcaagtgttttgaactagatttcaactaagacctgaaaataagacaaaacacaaaaactacaacaacacgttatatatacaacaagaactaggtctaacaaatgcaaattaaggtgTCTTGaattagggctgagcatggggcggggatGGGTTTTTTTGACCCCGCACCGCACCCAGTGAAAAACTCCCTGCACCCGTGCAGGGCGGGTGGGGATGGGGTGGGGATAAACGGGGTGGGGATCCGCGGGTATGGAATAATACAGATTATCAGCATTCAGCACAATTCTCAAATGAAATTTCTTGAACTTGACATTCAGATGCAGTTGTGAGCATCGCACAGATGgggaaaaaacaataaaatgaaacaaaacaaaacaaaaggcttCCACGCCCAacgaaagaaaaatatatatatatatatttacaaaaaaaaaaaaaaaaaaaaaaaaagaaaagaaaaaagcatacATAGAAAGTGATATTGAGAAGCTAGATGAATAGAATGTGATATGGATGAATTGAAGCTGGGTGGCGTACCGTAAACATTGGCATCAGAGCTGGCTTCGTCTTCTTCTGCATCAGGAAGATCTGCGTCCACAAAACACTCACACATGAATACATATTCACAAGTAaagcgagagaaagagaggaggaAGGACCTTTTTCGTCAATCGTCAATAGGGAGTTCGTGAACGATAT
Coding sequences:
- the LOC133877481 gene encoding uncharacterized protein LOC133877481, with the translated sequence MDCIYRDPNAPVEARVKDLLSRMTLEEKVGQMTQIERRIAQPNPDLIKDLCIGSMLSAAGSGPKANPSASDWADMVDGFQKKALESRLGIPLIYGIDAIHGNNSIYGATIFPHNVGLGATRDADLVRKIGEATALEVRAIGIHCTFAPCVAVCRDPRWGRCYESYGEDTEIVRKMTSIVTGLQGKPPDEHPKGYPFVAGRNNVIACAKHFVGDGGTEKGKNEGNTISSYEDLERIHMAPYLDCISQGVSTIMASYSSWNGRKLHSDHFLLTEILKETLGFKGILISDWAGLDRLNEPRGENYRDCISSAVMAGIDMVMVPYRYELFVDNLISLVKEEKIQMERIDDAVERILRVKFVAHLFEFPFTDKSLLDTIGCKLHRDLAREAVRKSLVLLKNGKDPKKNFLPLDRNAKRILVVGTHADNLGYQCGGWTSNWFGKSGRITIGTTILDAIKEAVSDETEIIYEEKPSPETLARRDFSFAIFAVGEEPYVESFGDNLRGLAIPVEGVDIINSVSDNIPTLVILVSGRPLVFEPWLLEKIDALIAAWLPGSEGGGIADVVFGDHDFEGRLPVTWFKRVEQLPLHIGVNSYDPLFPLGFGLRYKEEKSLNLCRNSL